A single genomic interval of Flectobacillus major DSM 103 harbors:
- a CDS encoding winged helix-turn-helix transcriptional regulator yields MSEKKCNYIECPITRTADVIGGKWTLPIIFALIYETKRFKELERSIEGINTRMLVKELKQLEDNGLVIRKVYAEVPPRVEYSLTEKGKALKNVLIEMREWGNQYLSLPTA; encoded by the coding sequence ATGTCTGAAAAAAAATGTAATTATATTGAATGTCCTATTACCAGAACTGCTGATGTCATCGGTGGTAAGTGGACTTTGCCTATTATTTTTGCCCTGATATACGAAACCAAACGTTTTAAAGAGTTGGAAAGAAGTATTGAGGGCATTAATACCCGTATGCTCGTGAAAGAACTCAAGCAATTAGAAGACAATGGTCTTGTCATTAGAAAAGTCTATGCTGAAGTTCCCCCACGAGTTGAGTACTCGTTGACAGAGAAGGGAAAAGCCTTAAAAAACGTACTTATCGAAATGCGAGAATGGGGTAACCAATACCTCTCTTT